Proteins co-encoded in one Octopus bimaculoides isolate UCB-OBI-ISO-001 chromosome 7, ASM119413v2, whole genome shotgun sequence genomic window:
- the LOC106881793 gene encoding uncharacterized protein LOC106881793, with protein sequence MLAEMKHATNKVLIWSNEKIFTVEGFTNRQNERFYAHNAGDLPKDSRSYLHHQKPGLIMVWATVASDGSKSPLILIDAGIKVNSEVYTEMLNEKVLLWVTETFGDHYTFTQDGALAHISNLTQRRCKEHFSSFGVKLIWPPSNQDINPMDFATWSILERNVSACSYSNVSDLKKVLQSSWVMLDEEMVWRSHATQ encoded by the coding sequence ATGTTAGCTGAGATGAAGCATGCCACTAATAAAGTGTTAATCTGGTCCAATGAGAAGATCTTCACTGTTGAGGGATTTACCAACAGGCAGAATGAGAGGTTTTATGCACATAATGCAGGAGACTTGCCCAAAGATAGCAGGAGTTATTTACACCATCAGAAGCCAGGTTTAATTATGGTGTGGGCCACAGTTGCATCTGATGGATCTAAGTCTCCTTTGATCCTCATCGATGCCGGCATCAAGGTCAACAGTGAAGTTTATACGGAAATGTTGAATGAGAAAGTGTTACTCTGGGTCACAGAAACATTTGGTGATCATTACACTTTCACTCAAGATGGGGCTCTAGCCCACATATCCAATTTGACACAGAGGCGGTGCAAAGAGCATTTCAGCAGTTTTGGAGTCAAGCTGATATGGCCTCCTTCAAATCAAGACATCAATCCCATGGACTTTGCTACCTGGTCCATCTTAGAGAGAAATGTTTCTGCTTGCTCCTATTCAAATGTGTCAGATTTGAAGAAAGTCCTTCAGTCTTCATGGGTCATGTTGGATGAAGAGATGGTATGGCGCTCTCATGCAACTCAGTGA